One genomic segment of Gossypium arboreum isolate Shixiya-1 chromosome 3, ASM2569848v2, whole genome shotgun sequence includes these proteins:
- the LOC108475762 gene encoding cytochrome P450 CYP749A22-like, translating to MRRKSGLMELVILVPCCFFLVALTKFLYDYLWVPLRIQHMMNSQGIKGPPYRFIHGNNKEVTKMRKEALNKAVGLTDDLFPRLQPHIYSWINTYGKNFVYWNGVQAEVVISEPELIKEIMTNSEKIFQKRKLTDVGAKLLGNGLVFIEGEKWAKHRKLANHAFHGESLKNMTPAMIVSVETMLERWKGQEGKEIEVYNEFRLLTSEVISRTAFGSNYLEGERIFAMLNKLTILVSQNISKTKIPFINKLWKSAEMLESEKLEKGIQDCVMEMIKKREDKVVSGEADSFGNDFLGLLVNAYHDLDDKNRAALKDLVGECKTIYFAGQETVNSLLAWIVLHLAIHGDWQEKARREVIDIFGNQNPHLEGIAKLKIMTMIINETLRLYGPSNGLPRTVAREVQLGKLVLPANIDILSLNIGLHRDPHLWGDDVHHFKPERFAEGIAKATNYTAAAFFPFGLGPRSCVGMTLATIETKIALSMILQRYTITISPTYVHSPMPILTIRPRHGIQIILEPLHSC from the exons ATGAGAAGAAAGAGTGGCTTGATGGAGCTTGTAATTCTTGTCCCATGTTGTTTCTTCCTCGTGGCTTTAACAAAGTTCCTTTATGATTACCTGTGGGTACCTCTTCGTATACAGCATATGATGAATTCACAGGGAATCAAAGGACCTCCTTACAGATTCATCCATGGCAACAATAAAGAAGTTACCAAAATGAGAAAGGAAGCATTAAATAAAGCTGTGGGTTTGACAGATGATTTATTTCCCAGATTACAACCACATATTTATTCCTGGATCAATACATATG GGAAGAATTTTGTTTATTGGAATGGCGTTCAAGCTGAAGTGGTGATTTCAGAACCTGAATTGATCAAAGAGATTATGACAAATAGTGAGAAAATTTTTCAGAAAAGGAAGCTTACAGATGTTGGTGCGAAGCTCCTGGGAAATGGGCTTGTGTTCATTGAGGGAGAAAAATGGGCAAAGCATCGCAAGCTGGCCAATCATGCTTTTCATGGGGAAAGTCTAAAG AACATGACTCCAGCAATGATTGTTAGTGTTGAAACAATGCTAGAAAGGTGGAAAGGCCAAGAAGGCAAAGAGATTGAAGTGTATAATGAATTTAGATTATTGACTTCGGAAGTAATTTCCAGAACAGCTTTTGGTAGCAATTACTTGGAAGGGGAGAGGATTTTTGCCATGTTGAACAAGTTGACAATACTCGTGAGTCAAAATATTTCCAAGACTAAGATTCCTTTCATCAA CAAGTTATGGAAATCTGCTGAAATGCTAGAGTCTGAAAAACTTGAAAAAGGAATACAAGATTGTGTGATGGAGATGATTAAGAAAAGAGAAGACAAAGTTGTGAGTGGAGAAGCCGATAGCTTTGGCAATGATTTTCTGGGATTACTAGTAAATGCTTATCATGATTTGGACGATAAAAACAGGGCTGCATTGAAAGACTTGGTAGGTGAATGCAAAACAATATACTTTGCTGGACAAGAAACTGTCAATTCATTGCTTGCATGGATAGTTTTGCATTTGGCAATCCATGGAGATTGGCAAGAGAAAGCAAGGAGAGAGGTGATTGACATATTTGGTAACCAAAACCCGCATCTCGAAGGCATTGCCAAACTCAAAATA ATGACCATGATCATCAATGAAACTCTAAGGTTGTATGGTCCGTCAAATGGCCTGCCAAGAACAGTCGCAAGAGAAGTACAGTTGGGAAAGTTAGTCTTGCCTGCTAATATAGATATTCTGTCTTTAAATATTGGACTTCACCGTGATCCTCACTTGTGGGGGGATGATGTGCATCATTTTAAACCAGAGAGATTCGCCGAAGGGATTGCCAAAGCTACCAATTACACCGCAGCTGCATTTTTCCCCTTTGGATTGGGACCTCGATCTTGTGTTGGTATGACCCTTGCAACCATAGAAACCAAGATTGCTCTGTCCATGATTCTACAACGTTACACCATCACCATTTCCCCAACCTATGTCCACTCTCCAATGCCTATTCTCACCATTCGACCACGACATGGAATTCAAATAATACTTGAGCCGCTGCATAGCTGTTAA